A window of Nitrospinota bacterium contains these coding sequences:
- the hemH gene encoding ferrochelatase has protein sequence MGERPTTALFLMAHGAPNAVADIPLYLKNIRGGKDSTPEVIQLIQERYRAIGGSSPLLDITRGQAEALEKFVNQDGKNAFKVYFGMRSWSPYIRDVVQQMVNDGVKKVYALCLAPQYSTWSTERYFKSFKEALTACDAEDLEVHYISSWCDHPCLTDAFVEKYEQAIETLRQQGKDEVHTIFTVHSIPASSLDAGDPYAEEYEKTVRKIVERVKPDRWTMAYQSQGMIPVPWLGPKVEAVLDKIARTGSKTVLVVPVGFVSDHIEILYDIDIDFKNYARERKLDLHRTESMNLSPAFIEAMAAVVWENQV, from the coding sequence ATGGGTGAGCGTCCAACCACCGCTTTGTTCTTGATGGCCCACGGGGCGCCCAACGCGGTTGCGGACATTCCCCTGTATCTGAAGAATATTCGGGGCGGGAAAGACTCCACCCCTGAGGTCATCCAATTGATCCAGGAGCGTTACCGGGCCATCGGTGGCAGTTCGCCTTTGCTGGACATCACAAGGGGGCAGGCCGAGGCGCTGGAAAAGTTCGTCAATCAGGATGGGAAAAACGCCTTCAAAGTCTATTTTGGCATGCGTAGCTGGAGCCCCTATATTCGGGACGTTGTTCAGCAGATGGTAAACGATGGCGTGAAAAAGGTTTATGCCCTCTGCCTCGCCCCGCAATACAGCACATGGAGTACCGAGCGTTACTTTAAATCTTTCAAGGAAGCGTTGACGGCATGTGATGCGGAAGATTTGGAGGTTCATTATATATCAAGCTGGTGCGACCATCCCTGCCTGACCGATGCGTTTGTTGAAAAATATGAGCAGGCCATCGAAACGTTGCGACAACAAGGCAAAGACGAGGTTCACACTATATTCACCGTGCACAGCATACCCGCATCTTCTTTGGATGCAGGCGACCCTTACGCCGAGGAATATGAAAAAACCGTACGCAAAATCGTGGAGCGGGTAAAACCGGACCGCTGGACCATGGCTTACCAGAGTCAGGGAATGATTCCGGTCCCCTGGTTGGGGCCGAAGGTCGAAGCAGTTCTTGATAAAATTGCCCGTACTGGCTCTAAGACGGTTTTGGTGGTTCCGGTGGGTTTTGTTTCTGATCATATCGAAATTCTTTACGATATCGATATCGACTTCAAAAATTATGCAAGGGAACGCAAGCTCGACCTTCACCGGACAGAGTCCATGAACCTTTCCCCTGCCTTCATAGAAGCCATGGCTGCGGTGGTGTGGGAAAACCAGGTTTGA
- a CDS encoding trypsin-like peptidase domain-containing protein yields the protein MGNAKLLRAPLTAVLVGALFVSLAVGVAPVQSKTDKLWTEKKQPSKPEKVIIGGDLFSRLAENLSPAVVNIRSLQEVNRRFYGDTPFGIPRKPDQPSSGDYQQKGEGSGFVIHKDGYILTNAHVVLGSDAVQVALSDGKLFRGKPVGIDSITDIALIKIDAGYDLPVLPLGSSDKLKPGEWVMAIGSPFGFDLTVTAGIVSGKGRSLGMSVFDDFIQTDAPINPGNSGGPLINTEGEVVGINTAILPQGQGLGFSLPIDLVKKLIPQLLEKGRVIRSWLGVTVQDITLAVKETLRLPVDQGSLVTEVVAGSPAYRAGIKANDVILKFDGQPIKNSRELPKLIAHTPPRGKNSGYPVSQKQKDDAQCRSGGNSRSWRTLGRYEMLLTGFHLEAPAGINL from the coding sequence ATGGGAAATGCAAAATTGCTGCGTGCACCCTTGACAGCCGTATTGGTTGGGGCCTTGTTTGTTTCTTTGGCAGTGGGGGTGGCCCCCGTGCAGTCAAAAACCGACAAGCTATGGACGGAAAAAAAGCAACCTTCAAAACCTGAAAAAGTTATTATCGGCGGCGATCTTTTCAGCCGGCTGGCGGAAAATCTGAGTCCGGCGGTGGTCAACATCCGTTCCCTGCAGGAGGTCAACCGTCGTTTCTATGGCGATACTCCTTTTGGGATTCCGCGAAAACCAGATCAGCCGTCTTCAGGAGATTACCAGCAAAAAGGCGAAGGGTCGGGTTTTGTCATCCATAAGGATGGGTATATTTTGACCAATGCCCATGTGGTGCTGGGTTCCGATGCGGTTCAGGTGGCGTTGTCGGACGGAAAGTTATTTCGCGGTAAGCCCGTGGGGATCGATTCGATAACGGATATTGCGCTCATCAAGATCGATGCGGGGTATGATTTGCCGGTTTTGCCGTTGGGAAGTTCCGATAAGTTGAAACCTGGAGAATGGGTGATGGCCATTGGCAGTCCCTTCGGATTTGATTTGACGGTAACCGCCGGCATAGTCAGCGGCAAGGGGCGGTCTCTGGGGATGAGCGTGTTTGATGACTTCATTCAAACGGATGCCCCGATCAATCCCGGCAATAGCGGCGGTCCTTTGATCAATACCGAAGGCGAGGTGGTTGGGATAAACACCGCCATTCTTCCTCAGGGTCAAGGGCTTGGGTTTTCCCTGCCGATCGATCTGGTCAAGAAACTCATTCCGCAATTGCTGGAAAAAGGCCGGGTAATTCGTAGTTGGCTGGGTGTCACCGTGCAGGACATTACTTTGGCCGTCAAGGAAACCCTGCGCCTGCCCGTGGATCAGGGATCTCTGGTCACGGAAGTGGTGGCGGGCAGTCCGGCCTACCGGGCAGGGATCAAAGCCAATGATGTCATCCTGAAGTTTGACGGACAGCCGATCAAAAACTCGCGGGAACTTCCGAAACTGATCGCACACACCCCCCCCCGGGGAAAAAATAGCGGTTATCCTGTTTCGCAAAAACAAAAAGATGATGCTCAATGTAGAAGTGGAGGAAATTCCCGATCTTGGAGAACGTTAGGCAGATACGAAATGCTTTTGACTGGATTCCATCTTGAAGCGCCTGCAGGGATCAATCTTTAG
- the hemE gene encoding uroporphyrinogen decarboxylase: protein MSEDNNFRFLKACRGEPVDATPVWFMRQAGRYMKAYRDLKEKYSFLEMCKTPELATQVTLQPVNALDIDAAIIFADILLPLEPMGTGLEFVAGDGPSIPRPVRDVKAVDNLRPVNAEEQLGFVGDAIRMVRSEISGKVPLIGFAGAPFTLCSYMVEGGKSREFKTTKMMMFETPDLWERLMDKVCVMLIDYLKMQVNAGAQALQIFDSWVGCLSPEDYSRYVLPHTKRVIDGLKDCGVPVINFSTGTSTMLDRVAKAGGDVISFDWRINLDDAWRQVGHDQPIQGNLDPVTLFAPLPVIKERVHDIMRRAEGRPGHIFNLGHGILQHTPVDHVKAVCDMVHNYRHG, encoded by the coding sequence ATGAGCGAAGACAATAATTTCCGATTCTTAAAAGCGTGCCGTGGCGAGCCGGTAGACGCGACTCCAGTGTGGTTCATGCGCCAGGCGGGACGTTATATGAAGGCCTACCGCGATCTCAAGGAAAAATATTCTTTCCTGGAAATGTGTAAAACCCCGGAACTGGCCACCCAGGTGACCCTGCAACCGGTGAACGCCCTCGACATTGACGCCGCAATTATATTCGCGGATATCCTCCTGCCCCTGGAACCGATGGGAACGGGACTGGAGTTTGTCGCTGGAGATGGCCCCTCGATTCCCCGCCCCGTCAGGGATGTCAAGGCGGTCGATAACCTGCGCCCGGTCAATGCGGAGGAACAATTAGGATTTGTTGGCGATGCTATCCGCATGGTGCGCAGTGAAATATCGGGAAAAGTTCCTTTGATCGGTTTTGCCGGAGCGCCCTTCACCCTGTGCAGTTATATGGTGGAAGGCGGTAAATCCAGAGAATTCAAAACCACCAAAATGATGATGTTTGAGACCCCGGATCTGTGGGAACGCTTGATGGATAAAGTTTGCGTTATGCTGATCGACTATTTGAAGATGCAGGTGAATGCAGGCGCTCAGGCCTTGCAGATATTCGACAGCTGGGTGGGATGCTTAAGCCCGGAGGACTACAGCCGTTATGTTCTGCCTCACACCAAGCGAGTGATTGATGGGTTGAAGGATTGCGGCGTTCCGGTCATCAATTTCAGCACCGGCACATCGACCATGCTGGACCGTGTGGCTAAGGCAGGCGGTGACGTGATCAGTTTTGACTGGCGCATCAATCTCGATGATGCGTGGCGACAAGTGGGTCATGATCAGCCGATTCAAGGCAATCTCGATCCCGTGACTTTGTTTGCACCGCTTCCTGTTATTAAAGAAAGGGTGCACGACATCATGCGCCGCGCCGAAGGTCGGCCCGGTCATATTTTTAATCTGGGACATGGCATATTGCAACACACCCCAGTGGATCATGTAAAAGCCGTTTGCGATATGGTTCACAACTACCGTCATGGGTGA